A window of Diorhabda carinulata isolate Delta chromosome 7, icDioCari1.1, whole genome shotgun sequence contains these coding sequences:
- the LOC130896273 gene encoding uncharacterized protein LOC130896273 isoform X2, which translates to MNASNVNVTVNITGLEEETYNALSDITLFYKIYLELYTILSIVCIIANSLLIFVILKHRRLRKEKENIILLNWCVLNTFFMVTQPATFRIEMYWTGIWRYTTFCVLEQTEYTALFGDVILIELLFLYWFLKMYYPRASRKLSAHLHFVLIIVYVLFVTCVALHIGTCVRRSRGYAEVILVLSYSIFLLFMIVMNITHLVKRRKLVQTTAVSNVPYILSNIFFLAVFPLLVVGFVSFFIEAHYFLIISLVNISLFLSIMNPIYFFVTLYKFDNNYNTFLGYVLRCKCNQYGNDEMQEEPVVYNTTVQIG; encoded by the coding sequence ATGAACGCCTCCAACGTCAATGTCACTGTCAACATCACCGGCTTGGAAGAAGAAACCTACAACGCCTTATCCGACatcacattattttataaaatatatttggaattgtaTACGATTCTTTCGATAGTATGCATAATAGCAAACTCTTTATTAATATTCGTTATATTAAAACACAGGAGATTGaggaaagaaaaagaaaatatcattttacttAATTGGTGTGTACTTAATACGTTTTTTATGGTGACGCAGCCGGCTACGTTCAGAATTGAAATGTACTGGACTGGGATTTGGAGGTACACGACGTTTTGCGTTTTGGAACAAACCGAATATACAGCTTTATTCGGCGATGTTATTTTGAtagaattgttatttttgtattggTTTTTGAAAATGTACTATCCTAGAGCGTCTAGAAAATTGTCGGCGCATCTTCACTTCGTGCTGATTATTGTATATGTCTTATTCGTAACATGTGTTGCCTTACATATAGGAACTTGCGTCAGAAGATCTCGTGGATATGCtgaagttattttggtattatcttatagtatttttttactgtttatgATCGTTATGAATATAACTCATCTTGTGAAACGTAGGAAGTTAGTTCAGACTACCGCTGTATCGAACGTACCGTATATTCTGagtaatattttctttttagcaGTTTTTCCTTTACTCGTTGTCGGTTTCGTGAGTTTCTTCATCGAAGCACATTATTTTCTAATCATTAGTTtagtaaatatttctttatttttaagtataatgAATCCGATTTATTTTTTCGTCACATTGTATAAGTTcgacaataattataatactttCTTGGGTTATGTACTTAGATGTAAATGCAATCAATACGGAAATGATGAGATGCAAGAAGAACCTGTCGTTTATAACACTACTGTACAGATaggttga
- the LOC130896273 gene encoding uncharacterized protein LOC130896273 isoform X1, which yields MEMNASNVNVTVNITGLEEETYNALSDITLFYKIYLELYTILSIVCIIANSLLIFVILKHRRLRKEKENIILLNWCVLNTFFMVTQPATFRIEMYWTGIWRYTTFCVLEQTEYTALFGDVILIELLFLYWFLKMYYPRASRKLSAHLHFVLIIVYVLFVTCVALHIGTCVRRSRGYAEVILVLSYSIFLLFMIVMNITHLVKRRKLVQTTAVSNVPYILSNIFFLAVFPLLVVGFVSFFIEAHYFLIISLVNISLFLSIMNPIYFFVTLYKFDNNYNTFLGYVLRCKCNQYGNDEMQEEPVVYNTTVQIG from the exons ATG GAGATGAACGCCTCCAACGTCAATGTCACTGTCAACATCACCGGCTTGGAAGAAGAAACCTACAACGCCTTATCCGACatcacattattttataaaatatatttggaattgtaTACGATTCTTTCGATAGTATGCATAATAGCAAACTCTTTATTAATATTCGTTATATTAAAACACAGGAGATTGaggaaagaaaaagaaaatatcattttacttAATTGGTGTGTACTTAATACGTTTTTTATGGTGACGCAGCCGGCTACGTTCAGAATTGAAATGTACTGGACTGGGATTTGGAGGTACACGACGTTTTGCGTTTTGGAACAAACCGAATATACAGCTTTATTCGGCGATGTTATTTTGAtagaattgttatttttgtattggTTTTTGAAAATGTACTATCCTAGAGCGTCTAGAAAATTGTCGGCGCATCTTCACTTCGTGCTGATTATTGTATATGTCTTATTCGTAACATGTGTTGCCTTACATATAGGAACTTGCGTCAGAAGATCTCGTGGATATGCtgaagttattttggtattatcttatagtatttttttactgtttatgATCGTTATGAATATAACTCATCTTGTGAAACGTAGGAAGTTAGTTCAGACTACCGCTGTATCGAACGTACCGTATATTCTGagtaatattttctttttagcaGTTTTTCCTTTACTCGTTGTCGGTTTCGTGAGTTTCTTCATCGAAGCACATTATTTTCTAATCATTAGTTtagtaaatatttctttatttttaagtataatgAATCCGATTTATTTTTTCGTCACATTGTATAAGTTcgacaataattataatactttCTTGGGTTATGTACTTAGATGTAAATGCAATCAATACGGAAATGATGAGATGCAAGAAGAACCTGTCGTTTATAACACTACTGTACAGATaggttga
- the LOC130896272 gene encoding uncharacterized protein LOC130896272 isoform X1: protein MTDVQNVTKLANDPLDANEKDFHDRILQTYLIIGYMDYVTENVRVMINLLSVAANVFIIVIMKKSNKFTSKTDRLIFHYAVWHTIYSFSYDLIEDFLGVTGLYIHVPFVVYMILFEIAKSGLYLVYFFSLGLGIDWLLNIHNFKLGERCSRFNENLLYVMYGMGIFLSIIVFISLWFSYIYWKIKSITSKTIYYSIFFIILVLNKLERTNESASNKQSYNLTVANIIIFPWMPLYIYQQLLSFTYGHFILHSVVLYTIFLPQWICSCNSIVIFMILFNLNKYFELGFWGLFKRRAKNYVVDTEKLVENEEDNNQESRTVPSDQIYL, encoded by the coding sequence ATGACGGACGTACAAAACGTAACCAAACTAGCTAACGATCCTTTGGACGCGAACGAGAAAGATTTCCACGATCGTATCTTACAAACTTATTTGATTATAGGATACATGGATTACGTTACAGAAAACGTCAGGGTGATGATCAACTTACTAAGTGTAGCCGCAAATGTGTTTATCATTGTGATAATGAAGAAAAGCAACAAATTCACATCGAAAACCGACAGATTAATATTTCATTACGCTGTATGGCATACAATCTATTCGTTCTCATACGATTTGATCGAGGATTTCTTGGGAGTAACTGGTTTATACATTCACGTTCCGTTTGTCGTTTATatgattttattcgaaatagCGAAATCGGGTCtttatttggtatattttttctcGTTAGGCTTAGGAATTGATTGGTTGCTTAATATCCACAATTTTAAGTTGGGAGAAAGATGTAGTAGATTCAATGAGAATTTACTGTACGTTATGTACGGAATGGGGATTTTTTTATCTATCATAGTATTTATATCTTTATGGTTCAGTTATATCTActggaaaataaaatctattacaTCGAAAACTATTTACTACTCgatattctttataattttagttttgaataagtTAGAACGTACTAATGAATCTGCTTCAAATAAACAATCTTATAATCTAACTGTGGctaatattatcatttttcctTGGATGCCTTTATATATTTATCAGCAATTATTATCTTTCACGTACGGTCATTTCATTTTACATAGTGTAGTtttatatactatatttttaCCTCAATGGATTTGTAGTTGTAATTCCattgttatttttatgatcttgtttaatttgaataaatatttcgaattggGGTTCTGGGGATTGTTCAAAAGACGGGCCAAAAATTATGTCGTAGACACGGAAAAACTGGTTGAAAACGAAGAAGATAATAATCAAGAAAGTAGAACCGTTCCAAGTGATCAAATCTATTTATGA
- the LOC130896272 gene encoding uncharacterized protein LOC130896272 isoform X2, translating into MADNSSVWEDDPHLEKHGRSWLEYLALTTDYLSIPLCFLAVLADYSLIYTILRYRRLKNRTNYYLLNFAAFHLVYIISTPLFYLILDIFYKDGMEINWYCTWSRVENFGMALLLTFIAGYGVDVLIEDHKPTWFSKYRERYFYLFSFFYFLHFMIYLISASICFKEAFRNNFNFYFLTIYYLLEVIFLLYLGISDKYEKSNALTISITILLIWLPLFFVYNLLNFVKDTNVEFFLWYSAFLPEYLAYSSPIIVSCQLWKYNKHFKTAFRKLFKRHVSFPDYEELFMNETKIDDDDKM; encoded by the coding sequence ATGGCAGATAATTCGTCGGTTTGGGAAGACGATCCCCATTTAGAAAAACACGGTAGAAGCTGGTTGGAATATCTGGCGTTAACAACAGATTACTTAAGTATCCCGCTTTGTTTTTTGGCTGTTCTAGCAGATTATTCACTTATATACACCATTTTGAGGTACCGAAGATTAAAAAACAGAACTAACTATTATCTATTGAATTTCGCAGCTTTCCATCTTGTTTATATTATATCCACAccgttattttatttaatattagatatattttataaggaTGGAATGGAAATTAATTGGTATTGCACGTGGTCTAGAGTCGAAAACTTCGGTATGGCTCTTCTTCTAACCTTCATAGCCGGTTATGGAGTCGACGTTTTAATCGAAGATCATAAACCCACTTGGTTCTCGAAATACAGGGAGagatatttttatctattttcgtttttttatttcttacattttatgatatatttaattTCGGCGAGTATATGTTTCAAAGAAGCTTTTAGAAacaactttaatttttattttttaacaatttattatttattggaggtgatattcttattatatttaGGTATTagtgataaatatgaaaaatcgaACGCTCTAACTATATCAATAACAATTCTTCTAATTTGGTTACCGTTATTTTtcgtttataatttattgaatttcgtTAAAGATACGAAtgtcgaattttttttgtgGTATTCGGCGTTTTTGCCGGAATATCTGGCGTATAGCTCGCCGATAATTGTTTCTTGTCAATTATGGAAATATAACAAGCATTTTAAAACGGCtttcagaaaattattcaaaaggcACGTGTCTTTTCCAGATTACGAAGAattgttcatgaatgaaacTAAAATCGATGACGATGACAAGATGTAA
- the LOC130896275 gene encoding uncharacterized protein LOC130896275, with the protein MNSTFLEVVNETLVEEDLLEDNQKYDLPKYDFLFSIIKYLLFILSALSDSLILFSYYKVKIIRNRNNLLLVHWASLNLYYFLHQLIIYELICSIILELKSSPIFLVVLSGTCLIFSYVVALALLIRWTALNFKYRLLQKIDIFIEKYLISFVYCLGVVIFICEYLHREFGTAEIGVITVDTVVIVAIIFNVLICFGVVNMSKMTVYILYVANSIISSVIPLIMYHYMFEFFISSSFVIDLIFFTRLIPQLIIFGHPVIVVVVLYRFSKDFNTAFKVTLKILSRSKEDYNDWIIIDEMET; encoded by the coding sequence ATGAATAGTACTTTCTTAGAAGTTGTCAACGAAACTCTTGTAGAAGAAGACTTACTGGAAGACAATCAAAAATATGACCTACCCAAATAcgactttttattttcaataataaaatatttattattcatattgaGCGCCCTATCCGATAGTCttatacttttttcttattataaagtgaaaataataagaaacagaaataatttgttgttaGTTCATTGGGCAAGCTTGAATCTGTACTATTTTCTACACCAATTGATTATATACGAATTAATATGTTCAATAATACTTGAACTTAAAAGCAGTCCAATTTTTCTCGTGGTTTTATCGGGCACATGTTTGATTTTTAGTTATGTTGTAGCTTTAGCTTTGCTAATAAGATGGACTGCACTTAATTTCAAGTATAGATTACtacaaaaaatcgatattttcatagaaaaatatttaatttcatttgtcTATTGTTTGGGAGTAgtcatttttatttgtgaatatttaCATCGAGAATTCGGAACTGCAGAAATAGGAGTTATTACCGTGGATACAGTAGTTATAGTAgcgattatttttaatgttctaATATGCTTTGGGGTAGTTAATATGTCTAAAATGacagtttatattttatacgtAGCCAATAGCATTATAAGTTCAGTTATACCTTTGATAATGTACCATTACATGTTTGAATTCTTCATAAGTTCGTCATTCGTTATTGATCTCATATTTTTCACTAGGTTAATACCCCAATTGATTATATTCGGTCATCCtgtaatagtagtagtagtttTATATAGATTCAGTAAAGATTTTAATACCGCATTTAAAGTTACCCTGAAAATTTTATCGAGGTCGAAAGAAGACTATAATGATTGgataattattgatgaaatggAAACTTGA
- the LOC130896271 gene encoding uncharacterized protein LOC130896271: protein MMLSSTLNFINETEYESDPFAAVPNDVLNGTYPKTISIVSYYLITINILKLILVLTVIITNAFLAIVILRFEKLRSIRSNMYILNLSILNIIYYLCSPLFYIICHLFSAHEETSIVILQTQSTLLTLYTTFAFVMAIDWFFTGSKLRIMKTFDKCYKFGIIGIYGIFFIEWIIAFIYSEVEHIARVATFTIFYIIYAVVLTVLNILKTRITLRSESKEIEYSLTVSNIIIYSFLPLLCFNMLYKVSTPYVYSILLILELLPEVVEICHPILVVFMLGKLNKYFKMAYIKSFKRSLQNYQDEDLDTVSEELIIQSFIQVPNNVNQEEVIEI, encoded by the coding sequence ATGATGTTGTCTTCGACTTTAAACTTCATCAACGAGACAGAATACGAAAGCGATCCTTTCGCCGCCGTACCAAACGACGTTTTAAACGGAACATACCCGAAAACCATCAGCATTGTATCctattatttaataacaatcaacatattaaaactaattttagtaTTAACTGTCATAATAACAAACGCTTTCCTCGCGATAGTTATACTCAGATTCGAAAAATTGAGATCTATTAGAAGCAACATGTACATTCTTAACCTCAGTATACTGAACATAATCTATTATCTATGTTCTCctctattttatattatttgtcatTTATTTTCGGCGCACGAGGAAACGTCAATTGTCATATTGCAGACCCAGAGCACTCTGTTAACTCTTTATACTACGTTCGCTTTCGTAATGGCGATTGATTGGTTTTTTACCGGATCGAAATTACGTATCATGAAGACTTTCGATAAATGTTATAAGTTCGGTATTATCGGTATAtacggaattttttttatagaatggaTTATAGCGTTTATTTATTCTGAAGTTGAACATATAGCCAGAGTTGCTACTTTCacgatattttatataatatacgcCGTTGTACTAACCGtacttaatattttaaaaactagaaTAACTTTAAGAAGCGAATCTAAGGAGATAGAATATTCTCTAACCGTTtcgaatataattatttattcttttttacctttattatgttttaatatGTTGTATAAAGTTTCTACACCTTATGTTTATtcgattttgttgattttggaACTATTACCAGAAGTTGTTGAGATTTGCCACCCAATTTTGGTGGTGTTCATGTTAGgaaagttgaataaatattttaaaatggcTTATATAAAATCGTTCAAGAGATCGTTACAAAATTATCAAGACGAAGATTTGGATACCGTTTCAGAGGAATTAATCATTCAAAGTTTTATACAAGTACCAAATAACGTAAATCAGGAAGaagttattgaaatttag